A DNA window from Allokutzneria albata contains the following coding sequences:
- a CDS encoding SulP family inorganic anion transporter — protein sequence MINTRRARTSAGEHASTGPPGAAEPAAEPAGGTERRSALATVLRHDLPASLVVVLIAIPLSLGIAAASGAPMISGLTAAVVGGIVAGSLSGVPFLVSGPAVGLTVILAGVISEYGWAATAFITIAAGAVQLVLGVTRMGRAALSLSPAVVHGMLAGMGAVIALSQIHVVFGGQPQSSALANLRDLPGQIVGHHDAAFGIGIVTFAVLLVWPRISRVSLVPAPLVAVAVATAVSIGFGLTVPRVSLPDNPLSGMGLPALPVGDLGGILVAIVTVAAVASVETLLSAVAVDKLHSGPRANLDKELAAQGAANMASGALGGLPIAGVIVRSSTNIAAGARTRASSVLHGVWIALFVLFLGSTLELIPMAALASVLVLTGIRLVSLAHMRELWRHREFPVYVVTFAGVVFLDLVKGVLLGIAVALLLALWRLTRATVEVVEESAEEWRVVVRGSLIFLGVANLINELRRVPEGKHVVLELHVDFMDHAGYEAIDDWRSGYERALGTVRIDEVHDTWYQRARLGKPEQRKSLPGQLPRWFAPWSYWQNMHSDGGEPDAGTIIPEPRPGADPMMLGMHEFQRSAAPLVRPFLSELAERGQKPSQFFISCADSRVVPNMITSSGPGDLFTTRNVGNLVPRNDVASIGSSVGASIEFAVEALEVPNIVVCGHSHCGAMKASLHGGVREGTHLASWLRHAEPSLARYRACEGELHDPDMDPVDRLSVLNVVQQLENLMTYPSVREAVDEGRLTLVGLYFDISDARVHVVDPETGRLSPVDPATVL from the coding sequence ATGATCAACACCCGCCGCGCGCGCACCTCGGCAGGGGAGCACGCCAGCACCGGACCGCCCGGCGCCGCCGAGCCCGCCGCCGAGCCCGCCGGGGGAACCGAGCGGCGGTCGGCGCTGGCCACCGTGCTCCGGCACGACCTGCCCGCCTCGCTGGTGGTCGTGCTGATCGCGATCCCGCTGTCGCTGGGCATCGCCGCCGCCTCCGGTGCCCCGATGATCTCCGGCCTGACCGCGGCGGTGGTCGGCGGCATCGTCGCGGGCTCGCTCAGCGGGGTGCCGTTCCTGGTCAGCGGCCCCGCCGTGGGCCTGACCGTGATCCTGGCCGGGGTGATCAGCGAGTACGGCTGGGCCGCGACCGCGTTCATCACCATCGCCGCCGGTGCCGTGCAGCTGGTCCTGGGCGTGACCAGGATGGGCCGGGCCGCGCTGTCGCTGTCCCCCGCCGTGGTGCACGGCATGCTCGCGGGCATGGGCGCGGTCATCGCGCTGAGCCAGATCCACGTGGTGTTCGGCGGCCAGCCGCAGAGCTCGGCCCTGGCCAACCTGCGCGACCTGCCGGGCCAGATCGTCGGCCACCACGACGCCGCGTTCGGCATCGGCATCGTCACCTTCGCGGTGCTGCTGGTCTGGCCGAGGATTTCCAGGGTGTCGCTGGTCCCCGCGCCCCTGGTCGCGGTCGCGGTCGCCACCGCGGTGTCCATCGGCTTCGGGCTCACCGTGCCCAGGGTCTCCCTGCCGGACAACCCGCTCTCCGGCATGGGCCTGCCCGCGCTGCCGGTCGGTGACCTCGGCGGCATCCTCGTCGCGATCGTCACGGTCGCCGCCGTCGCCAGCGTCGAGACACTGCTGTCGGCGGTCGCGGTGGACAAGCTGCATTCCGGGCCGCGCGCCAACTTGGACAAGGAGCTCGCGGCGCAGGGTGCGGCCAACATGGCGTCCGGTGCGCTCGGCGGCCTGCCGATCGCCGGGGTGATCGTGCGCAGCTCGACCAACATCGCCGCCGGCGCGCGGACCCGCGCCTCCTCGGTCCTGCACGGCGTGTGGATCGCGCTGTTCGTGCTGTTCCTGGGCAGCACTCTGGAGCTGATCCCGATGGCCGCGCTGGCCTCGGTGCTGGTGCTCACCGGCATCCGCCTGGTCAGCCTCGCGCACATGCGGGAGCTGTGGCGGCACCGCGAGTTCCCGGTGTACGTGGTCACCTTCGCGGGCGTGGTGTTCCTGGACCTGGTCAAGGGCGTGCTGCTGGGCATCGCGGTAGCGCTGCTGCTGGCGCTGTGGCGGCTGACCAGGGCGACCGTGGAGGTCGTCGAGGAGTCGGCGGAGGAATGGCGAGTCGTCGTCCGGGGGTCGCTGATCTTCCTGGGCGTCGCGAACCTGATCAACGAGCTGCGCCGCGTCCCGGAGGGCAAGCACGTCGTGCTGGAGCTGCACGTGGACTTCATGGACCACGCGGGCTACGAGGCGATCGACGACTGGCGCTCCGGCTACGAGCGGGCCCTCGGGACGGTGCGCATCGACGAGGTGCACGACACCTGGTACCAGCGGGCCCGGCTGGGCAAGCCGGAGCAGCGCAAGAGCCTGCCCGGCCAGCTGCCGAGGTGGTTCGCCCCGTGGTCGTACTGGCAGAACATGCACTCCGACGGCGGCGAACCGGACGCGGGCACGATCATCCCGGAGCCCCGGCCCGGGGCCGACCCGATGATGCTCGGCATGCACGAGTTCCAGCGCAGCGCGGCGCCGTTGGTGCGACCGTTCCTGTCGGAGCTGGCCGAGCGGGGGCAGAAGCCCAGCCAGTTCTTCATCAGCTGCGCCGATTCGCGCGTCGTGCCGAACATGATCACCAGCAGTGGCCCCGGTGACCTGTTCACCACCCGCAACGTCGGGAACCTGGTGCCGCGCAACGACGTCGCGAGCATCGGATCGTCCGTCGGCGCGTCGATCGAGTTCGCCGTCGAGGCGCTGGAGGTGCCCAACATCGTGGTCTGCGGGCACTCGCACTGCGGTGCCATGAAGGCCTCGTTGCACGGCGGGGTCCGCGAGGGCACGCACCTGGCGTCCTGGCTGCGGCACGCGGAGCCGAGCCTGGCCCGCTACCGCGCCTGCGAGGGCGAACTCCACGACCCCGACATGGACCCCGTGGACCGGCTGAGCGTGCTCAACGTGGTGCAGCAGCTGGAGAACCTGATGACCTACCCCTCGGTGCGCGAGGCGGTGGACGAGGGACGCCTGACCCTGGTCGGGCTGTACTTCGACATCTCAGACGCTCGGGTGCACGTGGTCGACCCGGAAACCGGCCGACTGTCCCCTGTGGACCCCGCGACCGTCCTCTGA
- a CDS encoding DedA family protein: protein MGLISDSLESIAGLPQPLVLAAAAAFTFGETTIGLGLVVPGEVGLLVAASTVKALGTGIVMWAVVTLAAVCGDSVGYLVGRRFGGKLRETRLIKRMGQENWDKATALIRRRGAWAVFFARWLPVVRSLTPAAAGTAGLAYPKLLIASICGAAPWAALHVTIAAMAGEAAKQIESKLSTASYFLLGGVVLAGIVFVLVRKSKAKKAATVVTPPEEEKQLEQAH from the coding sequence GTGGGACTGATCAGTGACAGCCTGGAGTCCATCGCCGGGCTCCCGCAGCCGCTGGTGCTCGCCGCCGCCGCTGCCTTCACCTTCGGCGAGACGACCATCGGCCTCGGCCTGGTCGTGCCCGGCGAGGTGGGCCTGCTCGTCGCCGCGAGCACCGTCAAGGCGCTCGGCACCGGCATCGTGATGTGGGCCGTCGTCACGCTCGCCGCCGTCTGCGGCGACTCGGTCGGCTACCTGGTCGGCAGGCGCTTCGGCGGCAAGCTCAGGGAGACCCGGCTGATCAAGAGGATGGGCCAGGAGAACTGGGACAAGGCCACCGCGCTGATCCGGCGCCGCGGCGCGTGGGCGGTGTTCTTCGCCAGGTGGCTGCCCGTGGTCCGCTCGCTGACCCCGGCCGCCGCCGGCACCGCGGGCCTGGCCTACCCGAAGCTGCTGATCGCCTCGATCTGCGGCGCCGCGCCGTGGGCCGCGCTGCACGTCACCATCGCCGCGATGGCCGGTGAGGCCGCCAAGCAGATCGAGTCCAAGCTCAGCACCGCCAGCTACTTCCTGCTCGGTGGTGTCGTCCTCGCCGGCATCGTGTTCGTGCTGGTCCGCAAGAGCAAGGCCAAGAAGGCCGCGACCGTCGTGACGCCTCCGGAGGAGGAGAAGCAGCTGGAGCAGGCGCACTGA
- a CDS encoding helix-turn-helix domain-containing protein, translating to MTSADRVSAERELPATFGDRLRALRVSRGLTQRDLAGEGLSSSYLSRLESGQRTPTPKVVEQLAARLGVPTESFAGLDNGTRVSGGEFMVGVARVMDLLLEGRPDAALEVLDALRENVRDPRDRWFCEYAAAACASKLGRTQDVADRLEALEPMYRGLPAAAKVVTETHNAAALRNLGRFREAAELAQKALLEAEGLANADFSPGQAWPLRLRASVALASSLAEARRIDEALQVCARGIDLVNAGPPDTPDWRDRSTFTEAAVTMHWTYAGALTRAGFLDQASEQIQAALAHPAEAIGNDLWCRVRITAVFMVLNFDLPLPVSPETLLQEVTELRRAANSQVDSQVALMRSAVAVRGGDLESALDHAERALAGPLDTADQMRALMTVVRVSAQLGREERRLSALDELLQHLDSADPDEVRPALLKEVASLSVQTLRDQRARA from the coding sequence ATGACATCTGCCGATCGAGTCAGCGCCGAGCGCGAGCTGCCTGCGACGTTCGGTGACCGACTGCGTGCTCTTCGTGTCTCGCGAGGTCTGACCCAGCGCGACCTCGCCGGTGAAGGGCTGTCGAGCAGCTACCTGTCCCGTCTGGAGTCCGGGCAACGTACCCCGACTCCCAAGGTGGTGGAACAGCTCGCCGCGCGACTGGGAGTGCCGACCGAGTCCTTCGCCGGGCTCGACAACGGCACCCGGGTCAGCGGTGGTGAGTTCATGGTGGGCGTCGCCCGGGTGATGGACCTGCTCCTGGAGGGCAGGCCGGACGCCGCGCTGGAGGTGCTGGACGCACTGCGGGAGAACGTCCGCGACCCGCGGGACCGGTGGTTCTGCGAGTACGCCGCGGCCGCGTGCGCGAGCAAGCTGGGCCGTACCCAGGACGTCGCGGACCGGCTCGAGGCACTCGAACCGATGTACCGGGGTCTGCCCGCGGCCGCCAAGGTCGTCACGGAGACCCACAACGCCGCGGCGCTGCGCAACCTCGGTCGTTTCCGCGAGGCCGCCGAGCTGGCGCAGAAGGCGTTGCTGGAGGCGGAGGGCCTGGCGAACGCCGACTTCTCGCCCGGCCAGGCGTGGCCGCTGCGCCTGCGCGCCTCCGTCGCACTGGCGTCCTCCCTCGCGGAGGCCCGCAGGATCGACGAGGCCCTTCAGGTCTGCGCCCGTGGCATCGACCTGGTCAACGCCGGGCCGCCGGACACCCCGGACTGGCGCGACCGCTCCACCTTCACCGAGGCCGCGGTCACCATGCACTGGACCTACGCGGGCGCGCTGACCCGCGCGGGCTTCCTCGACCAGGCGTCGGAGCAGATCCAGGCCGCGCTCGCGCACCCGGCGGAGGCCATCGGCAACGACCTGTGGTGCCGCGTCCGGATCACCGCTGTCTTCATGGTGCTGAACTTCGACCTGCCGCTGCCGGTCTCCCCGGAGACGCTGCTCCAGGAGGTCACCGAGCTGCGCCGGGCGGCCAACAGCCAGGTCGACTCGCAGGTCGCGCTGATGCGCTCGGCGGTCGCGGTTCGCGGTGGTGACCTCGAAAGCGCTCTCGATCACGCGGAGCGCGCTTTGGCCGGGCCGCTGGACACGGCCGACCAGATGCGGGCACTGATGACCGTCGTGCGCGTCAGCGCCCAGCTCGGCAGGGAGGAGCGGCGGCTCAGCGCGCTGGACGAGCTGCTGCAGCACCTGGACTCCGCCGATCCGGACGAGGTGCGGCCCGCGCTGCTCAAAGAGGTGGCCTCGTTGTCCGTGCAGACCCTGCGCGATCAGCGCGCACGCGCGTAG